One genomic region from Haloarcula taiwanensis encodes:
- a CDS encoding cell surface protein, translating to MTDDTTYSIRGCVRAAGIPLALVALVCLAGAVPALAAGQSTPTISIETDSVPAGETMAAPVVLTSAPNGLAGYQLELTVDDPAVAQFENASYPASLGLTTEPVISSDGGTITLEAADLDGQIEPGASDVTLATVQLAGVDGGETQLTVTSSQIDADGGGAVEPTTAPTALAVSPGATTETVAGMTDASSPDSESTAGSASTPSTAGTTAPGGEQSTTGANGSLPIALVLASLAAVAALAARTSRQP from the coding sequence ATGACCGACGACACCACTTATTCCATACGCGGTTGCGTCCGAGCCGCTGGCATCCCGCTCGCACTCGTCGCGCTCGTCTGCCTCGCAGGGGCGGTCCCCGCGCTCGCTGCAGGGCAGAGCACGCCGACAATCAGCATCGAGACCGACTCCGTCCCTGCCGGTGAAACGATGGCCGCACCGGTCGTCCTCACCAGCGCGCCGAACGGACTGGCCGGCTACCAGCTCGAACTCACAGTTGACGACCCCGCGGTTGCCCAGTTCGAAAACGCGAGTTACCCGGCCAGCCTCGGTCTCACGACTGAACCCGTCATTAGTTCAGACGGCGGGACAATCACGCTTGAGGCGGCTGATCTCGACGGGCAGATCGAGCCCGGTGCCAGCGACGTGACGCTCGCGACGGTCCAGCTCGCTGGCGTCGACGGCGGCGAGACGCAGCTGACCGTCACGTCGAGCCAAATCGATGCCGACGGGGGCGGCGCGGTCGAGCCAACGACTGCGCCGACAGCGCTCGCAGTGTCACCGGGCGCGACGACGGAGACAGTGGCCGGCATGACCGACGCGTCGTCACCCGACAGCGAGTCCACAGCCGGGTCAGCCAGTACCCCGAGTACCGCAGGGACCACAGCGCCAGGCGGCGAGCAGTCGACGACCGGCGCGAACGGGTCACTCCCGATAGCGCTGGTTCTCGCTTCACTCGCCGCGGTGGCAGCGCTTGCGGCCAGAACAAGCCGGCAACCGTAA